The Stieleria sp. JC731 genome has a segment encoding these proteins:
- a CDS encoding UbiX family flavin prenyltransferase, whose amino-acid sequence MTASKYPVVVAITGASGAVYAIRLLQSLLRSQVEVHLTVSPSGAAVIEQETGFNFDLKAPDLVAFVSQVPIWSTEKRRADIVAVDWASLVRERLNYHHYENYFTPIASGSFRTSAMVVCPCSGSTLSSIAHAASNNLISRAAEVHLKEQRKLILVPRETPLSVLQLENMHRLATAGVTILPAMPGWYHGVESLDCLVDFVVARLLDQLQIDNQLIERWKDTDG is encoded by the coding sequence ATGACCGCTTCAAAATATCCCGTTGTTGTTGCGATCACCGGTGCAAGCGGCGCCGTCTATGCTATCCGCTTGCTGCAGTCGTTGCTGCGTTCGCAGGTCGAAGTGCATTTGACGGTCAGTCCCAGTGGTGCTGCGGTTATCGAGCAGGAAACTGGTTTTAATTTCGACTTGAAAGCACCTGACTTGGTGGCGTTCGTTTCGCAGGTACCCATTTGGTCGACTGAGAAACGTCGAGCAGACATCGTCGCGGTTGACTGGGCCAGTTTGGTTCGGGAACGTCTGAACTATCATCACTACGAAAACTATTTTACGCCAATCGCGAGCGGTTCTTTTCGTACTTCGGCGATGGTTGTCTGTCCGTGTAGCGGAAGCACGCTTAGCAGCATTGCCCATGCGGCATCGAACAACCTCATTTCGCGAGCAGCCGAAGTTCACCTGAAAGAACAACGAAAGCTGATTTTGGTGCCTCGCGAAACACCTCTTAGTGTTTTGCAGTTGGAAAACATGCATCGGCTAGCGACCGCCGGGGTCACAATCTTGCCGGCGATGCCAGGTTGGTACCATGGCGTCGAATCACTTGATTGTCTCGTCGACTTTGTCGTGGCGAGATTGCTGGATCAACTACAAATCGACAATCAATTGATTGAGCGTTGGAAGGATACAGATGGTTGA
- the ubiE gene encoding bifunctional demethylmenaquinone methyltransferase/2-methoxy-6-polyprenyl-1,4-benzoquinol methylase UbiE, producing the protein MTTEIAEPSSANLTPGHGESMSQEPLDKSNERVREMFRQIAPKYDLMNHLLSMNIDKYWRHCAVKRLNLVQNIPVLDTCTGTGDLAMAIANAAPSGVEVVGSDFCGAMLEIARKKRVAGTATGQIDYVEADSQQLPFASDLFQAVTVAFGLRNVADTDRGLKELTRVCRPGGKVMVLEFSRPTLFGLRQIYNAYFKYVLPKVGQLFARNDKSAYSYLPDSVSRFPDGEALAERMRAAGLEEVKFTPLTFGVCTIYEGTKPGNLVSNAPSLEA; encoded by the coding sequence ATGACCACCGAGATCGCTGAACCATCGTCTGCAAATCTGACTCCAGGTCATGGTGAATCCATGAGCCAAGAACCGCTCGACAAAAGCAATGAACGCGTTCGCGAGATGTTTCGTCAAATCGCACCAAAGTACGATTTGATGAACCACCTGCTTTCGATGAACATCGATAAGTATTGGCGTCATTGTGCGGTCAAGCGTTTAAACTTGGTACAGAACATTCCCGTCTTGGATACCTGCACCGGAACAGGTGACTTGGCGATGGCGATTGCCAATGCGGCACCATCGGGCGTCGAAGTCGTCGGCAGTGACTTTTGCGGAGCGATGTTAGAGATCGCTCGCAAGAAGCGTGTCGCTGGGACTGCGACGGGGCAGATCGACTACGTCGAAGCTGATTCACAGCAGCTACCATTTGCAAGTGATCTTTTCCAAGCGGTGACCGTCGCATTCGGTTTGCGAAACGTCGCCGATACCGACCGTGGGCTAAAAGAGTTGACCCGTGTCTGTCGTCCAGGCGGGAAAGTGATGGTGCTGGAATTTTCCCGTCCGACCCTGTTCGGTTTGCGCCAGATCTACAACGCCTACTTTAAATATGTGTTGCCGAAGGTAGGACAATTGTTCGCCCGCAATGACAAGTCTGCCTATAGCTATCTGCCAGACTCGGTTAGCCGATTTCCCGATGGCGAAGCACTTGCCGAACGCATGCGGGCGGCCGGATTAGAAGAAGTCAAGTTCACTCCGCTCACGTTTGGTGTTTGCACGATCTACGAAGGCACCAAGCCAGGAAACCTCGTCTCAAACGCGCCTTCGCTCGAAGCATGA
- a CDS encoding UbiA-like polyprenyltransferase yields the protein MVDLADRDKLQSHADLQGREPIGQSAKRINVSDWLGLIRFSHTLFALPFATLATVMAFATPLPDGTHPGLRWTDLLAILVCMVSARNAAMAFNRLVDRKIDAENPRTKGRHIPAGKLSATAVAYFTIANVLVFIAAAAAFLPNWVPLVASLPVLVVVMGYSLAKRFTSAAHLWLGVALSLSPICAWVAIRGPQSVLVLSDLIAPVLLAAAVAAWVTGFDIIYACQDAEYDRGAKLHSVPARFGVAGALRIAAMSHFVMLLFLIALPILAPSVGFGWLYWVAFVLIAALVVRQHSLVSAGNLARVGEAFFQTNVAISVLLMVAGSIDCLWI from the coding sequence ATGGTTGACTTGGCAGACCGAGATAAATTGCAGTCGCATGCCGATTTGCAAGGGCGGGAGCCGATTGGACAGTCGGCAAAACGTATCAATGTCAGCGATTGGCTGGGACTGATTCGTTTTTCTCACACGCTGTTTGCACTGCCATTCGCAACACTTGCGACGGTGATGGCTTTTGCGACGCCGTTGCCCGACGGTACACATCCCGGACTGCGTTGGACCGATCTGTTGGCCATCTTGGTTTGCATGGTGAGTGCGAGAAACGCAGCGATGGCCTTCAATCGGCTGGTCGATCGCAAAATCGATGCGGAGAATCCGCGAACGAAGGGGCGTCATATTCCGGCGGGAAAGCTGTCCGCGACCGCAGTTGCCTATTTCACGATTGCTAATGTTCTAGTCTTCATCGCTGCGGCGGCAGCATTCCTACCCAATTGGGTCCCACTGGTTGCTTCACTACCGGTGCTGGTTGTCGTGATGGGCTACAGCTTGGCAAAGCGTTTTACGAGTGCGGCGCACCTTTGGTTGGGTGTTGCGTTAAGCCTCTCACCCATCTGTGCTTGGGTCGCCATCCGAGGGCCTCAATCGGTGTTGGTGCTATCCGACTTGATCGCACCGGTCTTGTTGGCCGCAGCGGTAGCGGCTTGGGTAACCGGGTTTGACATTATCTATGCTTGCCAGGATGCCGAGTACGATCGAGGAGCCAAACTGCACAGTGTGCCTGCTCGTTTCGGTGTTGCTGGTGCCCTTCGAATCGCGGCGATGTCGCACTTCGTGATGCTTCTGTTTTTGATCGCGCTTCCGATTCTCGCCCCAAGCGTCGGGTTCGGATGGCTCTACTGGGTTGCCTTCGTTTTGATCGCCGCTTTGGTGGTCCGGCAGCACTCGCTTGTCAGCGCCGGAAATCTGGCACGGGTCGGTGAAGCGTTCTTTCAGACCAATGTTGCCATTAGCGTCTTGCTAATGGTTGCCGGATCGATCGACTGCTTGTGGATTTGA